One Prunus dulcis chromosome 8, ALMONDv2, whole genome shotgun sequence DNA window includes the following coding sequences:
- the LOC117637728 gene encoding vegetative cell wall protein gp1-like: MAQSNAVVLVLMAALLVASTRAQSPASSPAKSPASAPSPLSTPPASAPSPLSTPPAASPSPLSTSPSPSGTPPSAAPSGTPPSAAPSTSPVADAPPSPPSSSPESPATSPPSSVSGSPTEAPAPNGAVLNRFSFAGSVAAWVFAAAMHM; encoded by the coding sequence ATGGCTCAATCCAACGCCGTCGTTTTGGTGCTAATGGCTGCCCTCTTGGTGGCCTCAACAAGGGCACAATCCCCTGCATCTTCCCCAGCCAAGTCCCCAGCCTCTGCCCCTTCTCCTTTGAGCACTCCACCCGCCTCCGCTCCTTCTCCTTTAAGCACTCCACCCGCTGCTTCACCTTCTCCTTTGAGTACCTCACCTTCTCCTTCGGGCACTCCACCCTCGGCTGCTCCTTCTGGCACTCCACCCTCGGCTGCTCCTTCTACATCTCCGGTCGCAGACGCTCCACCTTCTCCCCCATCGTCTTCTCCTGAATCTCCGGCCACCTCTCCCCCTTCTTCGGTCTCGGGATCCCCCACAGAAGCTCCTGCACCCAACGGTGCCGTTTTAAACAGGTTCTCCTTCGCGGGATCCGTGGCTGCTTGGGTTTTCGCTGCCGCCATGCATATGTAA